One genomic region from Cellulomonas fengjieae encodes:
- a CDS encoding sigma-54-dependent transcriptional regulator family protein, which yields MSETVDAARVRAAHELFVTTGQVPSRAVRTLVAESWRRSRRSGVDPDVQNAPVDMSGNALSGYRRALALAAAMPVIRELLVRPGADAGWVTALTDDVGRMLWVEGDPQVRSRVEGVGFVEGAVWREDCAGTNALGTALTTNRPVQVVGSEHYAVKIHPWSCSAVPVHAPSGQVLGVLDVTGGPMVASGLVMSLVRATVAAVEAELARAAAAPTEQHPVVVLGGTATARLRVLGAPTLHLGGATVRLSLRHAELLLLLSRHPAGLSADELAVLLSEHELSDVTVRAEVSRLRRLVGPLLSESRPYRLTAPLRTDVDMVHAMLDTGDVDAALTAYCAPVLARSVAPGVERIRDELAADVRGAVLASPLPEVVSRWLASDAGAEDWQAWERLAWLAPKGSPVHVRAVGRLDLLGRRLGAPPRA from the coding sequence ATGAGCGAGACCGTGGATGCCGCCCGGGTGCGTGCTGCCCACGAGCTGTTCGTCACCACCGGCCAGGTCCCCAGCCGCGCGGTGCGGACGCTCGTCGCCGAGTCGTGGCGGCGTAGCCGGCGCAGCGGCGTCGACCCCGACGTGCAGAACGCGCCCGTGGACATGTCCGGCAACGCGCTGTCCGGCTACCGTCGCGCCCTCGCGCTGGCGGCGGCGATGCCGGTGATCCGCGAGCTGCTCGTGCGCCCGGGAGCCGATGCCGGGTGGGTCACCGCGCTCACCGACGACGTCGGCCGGATGCTCTGGGTCGAGGGCGACCCCCAGGTGCGCAGCCGGGTCGAGGGCGTCGGGTTCGTCGAGGGCGCCGTGTGGCGCGAGGACTGTGCCGGGACCAACGCGCTCGGCACGGCCCTGACCACGAACCGGCCGGTGCAGGTGGTCGGCAGCGAGCACTACGCCGTGAAGATCCACCCGTGGAGCTGCTCCGCCGTCCCGGTGCACGCACCGAGCGGCCAGGTGCTCGGGGTGCTCGACGTGACGGGCGGCCCCATGGTGGCGTCCGGCCTGGTGATGTCCCTCGTGCGCGCCACCGTGGCCGCCGTCGAGGCGGAGCTCGCGCGCGCCGCGGCGGCACCGACCGAGCAGCACCCGGTCGTCGTGCTCGGCGGCACGGCCACCGCACGCCTGCGCGTGCTGGGCGCACCGACGCTGCACCTGGGCGGCGCCACGGTGCGGCTGAGCCTGCGCCACGCCGAGCTGCTCCTGCTCCTGTCGCGGCACCCCGCAGGCCTGAGCGCCGACGAGCTCGCCGTCCTGCTCAGCGAGCACGAGCTGTCGGACGTCACCGTGCGTGCCGAGGTCTCCCGCCTGCGTCGGCTGGTCGGCCCCCTGCTGAGCGAGTCGCGCCCGTACCGGCTGACCGCCCCGCTGCGCACCGACGTCGACATGGTCCACGCGATGCTCGACACGGGCGACGTGGATGCCGCGCTCACCGCCTACTGCGCCCCCGTCCTGGCGCGGTCCGTGGCGCCCGGCGTCGAGCGGATCCGCGACGAGCTCGCGGCCGACGTGCGCGGTGCCGTGCTGGCGAGCCCCCTGCCGGAGGTCGTCAGCCGCTGGCTGGCCTCCGACGCCGGTGCCGAGGACTGGCAGGCGTGGGAGCGGCTGGCCTGGCTGGCGCCGAAGGGCTCCCCGGTCCACGTGCGCGCCGTGGGCCGCCTGGACCTGCTGGGCCGCAGGCTCGGAGCCCCGCCGCGCGCGTAG
- a CDS encoding TetR/AcrR family transcriptional regulator — MPKIIGGSLHEHREQTRQKLFGALAALMAEQGFDAITLAEIANAAGVGRTAVYNHFPDKESLLLGFITHETEQYATTLQRALDDIDDPTEQLRTYVRQQATLTRVYHLAPGPELRSVLSRGTQQRVREHVVVVEQILRRILAAGIESGAFPPQDLDVTVPLVNACLSGRGVPADGPERERAILQTETFVLRAVGATASVPQLASA, encoded by the coding sequence ATGCCCAAGATCATCGGCGGGTCCCTGCACGAGCACCGCGAGCAGACGCGCCAGAAGCTCTTCGGGGCGCTCGCGGCCCTCATGGCCGAGCAGGGGTTCGACGCCATCACCCTCGCGGAGATCGCGAACGCGGCCGGCGTGGGACGGACCGCCGTCTACAACCACTTCCCCGACAAGGAGTCCCTCCTGCTGGGGTTCATCACGCACGAGACCGAGCAGTACGCGACCACGCTGCAGCGCGCGCTGGACGACATCGACGACCCGACCGAGCAGCTGCGGACCTACGTCCGCCAGCAGGCCACCCTGACCCGCGTCTACCACCTGGCCCCCGGCCCCGAGCTGCGCTCGGTCCTGTCCCGCGGCACCCAGCAGCGCGTCCGCGAGCACGTCGTGGTGGTCGAGCAGATCCTGCGCCGGATCCTCGCCGCCGGCATCGAGTCCGGCGCCTTCCCTCCCCAGGACCTGGACGTCACCGTCCCCCTGGTCAACGCGTGCCTGTCCGGCCGCGGCGTGCCTGCCGACGGCCCCGAGCGCGAGCGCGCGATCCTGCAGACCGAGACGTTCGTGCTCCGCGCGGTCGGCGCCACCGCCTCCGTGCCCCAGCTCGCGTCGGCCTGA
- a CDS encoding DinB family protein, whose product MTTNEQIPPDTKDWTWVLSQQCPDCGHTAVDVAGPDVGATLREATPRWVAALQRPDARDRPEPTTWSTLEYGAHVRDGIRIFGARLDLMLTQDDPLFDNWDQDATALEDRYDLQDPSVVADELAEAARATADRFDSVADDQWERPGRRSNGSRFTVLTLGQYFLHDVVHHLHDVRA is encoded by the coding sequence ATGACGACGAACGAGCAGATCCCGCCCGACACCAAGGACTGGACGTGGGTGCTGTCGCAGCAGTGCCCGGACTGCGGTCACACGGCCGTGGACGTGGCGGGCCCCGACGTCGGCGCGACGCTCCGGGAGGCGACGCCGCGGTGGGTGGCGGCCCTCCAGCGCCCCGACGCCCGTGACCGGCCGGAGCCCACCACGTGGTCGACGCTCGAGTACGGCGCCCACGTGCGGGACGGGATCCGGATCTTCGGTGCCCGCCTGGACCTGATGCTGACGCAGGACGACCCGCTGTTCGACAACTGGGACCAGGACGCCACCGCGCTCGAGGACAGGTACGACCTGCAGGACCCGTCGGTGGTGGCGGACGAGCTGGCCGAGGCGGCCCGGGCCACGGCCGACCGGTTCGACTCGGTGGCCGACGACCAGTGGGAGCGACCGGGGCGGCGCTCGAACGGGTCCCGGTTCACCGTGCTGACCCTCGGGCAGTACTTCCTGCACGACGTGGTGCACCACCTCCACGACGTCCGCGCCTGA